In Podospora pseudopauciseta strain CBS 411.78 chromosome 2 map unlocalized CBS411.78m_2, whole genome shotgun sequence, the genomic stretch TATCGGGACACCGGCAACCCCTCTGAAGGGATTCCCATTGCTTTACATGTCGCAGCACATGCTGGGATGTACGAGTTCTGCCTTTGGCTCATAAACGAACAAAAGATGTCTGTTTCGTCAATCGCCAGCGACCGTCGAACGCCATTGCACAGGGCGGCAGAAAAAGGTCACGGCAAGGTTGCCTCACTCCTAATCCAATACGGCAGCGATCCGAACCCTGAAGatatatacggattaaagcCTATTCACCTGGCAGCACGTTATAACCACGCTGATGTGGTCTCGACTTTGCTTCAAGCCGGGGTTGAGCCTGACACACCAACAACgaacgaggatgatgaaaaCCCCGACTACTATGACGCTGGAAGAGATTTGCGAGAAAACAGGCCAGGCGAATGTGCAATCTATTATGCAAGTCGATATGGCCATCTGGAGACACTGGAGGCGCTGATTCCCTATTGCGCGCCGTCTgcgttggagaagatgcTCTGCGAATGTTGTCGTTTCGATCGTACTGAGGCTGCGGCTGCAGTCTTGGCACACTTGTCTATTCCAGTGGATGCTTCGTACAGTGGAGCAACTGCACTCTACTTTGCGTGTGGGAATACCAATACCGACTTGGTCCAAGCCCTTATTGATCATGGTGCCGATTCCAAGGCCCTATCAGTATTGGCATCACTCGCAACAGACTACGGCGGGCCGGCGGTAGAGGAGGTCTATGAAGACACGGATGAAGGAACGGAACTCGTATTCCAGTCCTATTGGTATCTAGATGCGAAACTAGCCCCTTTGCATCGCTTGGTGCAGAGTTGGAACTACAACAATGATGCAGCTTGTCAGGTCATCCTTCGAATTCTTTTGGATGCAGGCGCTGATATGGAACAGCTAAACGGCGATGGAGTAACTGCATTACTTTTGGCAGCGTCATTCTCGTGTAGCTTTCCATTCAATTCATCGACAGCACCGTGCGTGCCTGCTTTGAGGGCATTACTGGCCTCGGGAGCAAATGTCAAGGCAACCTGCCCGAACGGTAACAAAGCATTGCATTATGCCTTGggacaagatcaagaaaGCCTGGAGGCCATGAGAATTCTTTTGGAACATGAAGAGGGCCAACAAGAAAGACGGTCTCTGGACACACTCCGCCCTCCTGGGAAGGTCGCGTCGGCTGACTTAGCTGACAGCGAAGCTCTGTCGTCCAGGTTCATAGAGTACTTTGTGCGAGGCGGCCTTGATCCCAGTTACGAATTCTACAAGGGCAAAACCATGTTGGAGGCGGTAATGTATCAAAATCCCGGACTGTTCCAGACCTTGTTCTCCCTCTGCAAGGACGAGTCACTGAAGCAGCGATGTTGGTTTGCTTTATCAGGCGAATGGCCCAACAGGGAGAGCTGCATTCAATATCTCAAGATCATGGTCGCGCAAGGCATGGATCCGAACATCACACCGGAAGGTGGCCGGCCATTATACCTGCACTTTTACAGGTACGATGACTTGCTTCAAGCTCTTGAGCTGGCAGGAGCCAAGGCCAGCGTGGTGGATGCCAATGGAAACAATGTTTTGCATCTTTTGTGCAAACTTGGCCGGGTGGAACGGTCTCAGCTGGAACACTTTATTGCACGTGGTGCCAACCCTCTTGCTACCACTCTGGAGGGTGATACTTTGCTTCATCTTGTCGCTACGTGGTACGGAGGTCAGGGAGACCAGCCTGACTTTGTACAATGGCTGATTAGCCTCGGAATATCCGCAGATGCTACCAATACCTCTGGGCAGACTCCTCTTCATGTGGCATCTACAGCATGGGAAAAGTCGACAGCAGGATGGCCACCTCTTCATCCACACaaaacttttcttttttgacgCGGTGGGTTCGGTCAATCTGGAAATTCCTGATAAGAATGGCTTCAATGCTCTTCACTTGGCTTGTACAAAGTCAGAAAGCGACCTGGCCATACTGCTCGCTGCTGGAGCAAGCTTATTTTCGCGTACTGCTGATGGGCAAAATGCCCTACACCTTGCATGCCGAGCCAGGAAGGCCGATGTCGTGAGCCGCGTACTTGGGCTGCTTGGGGATGAGAGCAGCAACACGGATGGTGCTTTCAACATGATCAACAAACAGGATAACGGAGGGAGGACCCCCTTACATTATGCTTGCGTTAGCGGAGAAGTTGAAACTGTGGATATTCTTCTGAGATCTGGAGCCAACGTCAATGTGGAAGATTTGCATGGTCATACGCCACTGCATTTGTGCGCTCAATTCAGGACAGAACTAACGCTCTGGGACTTGTCTGGATACAAAAGAGATCCTGatcttggtggtgtcgaTGATTTCTATTTCCCAGCCATGAACATCATTATCAAGATGCTTTTGGATGCTGGTGCAGACGCTAAAGGTTGTGCTTCACGCGAGACAGCAACGCCTTTGCAGATGGCTATTGACATAGGTTGTACCGAGTTTATCGACGCATTCTATGCCCAGCATAACATGTCGGTCAACTCAGGGAGGACTCTGTCAAGCGATGGCCTCAGCAGGGAAACTGCCAGAGTTGATGTGGCCTCCCCACTGTTAAATCAGCGTCTCGACAAATATCTGGATGGATCAGGGAAGCCTGTGCTTGAATTGCTTTTGGACAATCCCAGCCGATACTTGCGGCTTCTTACACCCGACGATGCAGCAAGTCTGATCAACCACGGATTCAGCAATAACCGGCATGATGGCAGATATTACCAGGTGCTCCTGGAGATGATGCAATCTTCCGAATATCTACTGTTGGCGAGGCAGGTGTCCGGGCTGATTCATTATTACAGCTCTCCTGACAACCTCAGGCTTTATCTTCAAACGGTGCGATCCCAGTCAACGACAAATTCCTGGATGTCGACCTGGGTGGGACGTTACTTTGGCACGCGAGCCCTTACCCCTCTACAGATCATCTGTGAATCACAGCGTCCTAGCATGGTGTTGTTAAGATACTTGCTGGGAACGCTTCAGGTGGATGCCAACACACGGTGCATCATGGTTGACCGGAAAAAGGGAGAGTTAATTTCTGGTGGTACAGCACTTCATCGACTTGCTGTTGTAGACTTCCGGTGGAAGCTGGATGCTATCCGCTACCTGCTCGCCACCGGTGCCGACATCAATGCGCTTAACGAGACTTGCGAGTCACCTCTTCACGTTGCTGCCTGCGGTGGATTTCAGAATTATCATCGGCACGGACCAGACCGGTTCAGTGATAACCGGAGTCTCGACGCTGTCCGAATCCTTCTCGATCATGGAGCCGATCCTGATCTCCTGGATGAAAAGGGCCTTGCCGCGATCCATAAGGCATGCATGCACTTTGATCAATCAACAAGTCGCGAAATTATCCAAGAGCTTCTTTCCAAGGGGGCAAGTGCCCTGGTTGGCGTCAGAAGCCCTCTGTTTGAAGCCGTACGGTACCACAACCTTCCAGCCTTCGAAGTACTGCTGGAGCATGGACTTGACGTCAATACGGTCTATGATGAAGGACCGATCATATTCCCCCAAAATGGCAACCCGATTGATGAGACAAAGCCTCGACGACGTTGTCTGCTTTGGTTCATGGCCATCGTTTCCTGTTGGCCCCTTGCTAGGTCACCTGTAACCTTGTCAATGGTGCGCATTATGGTCGAACATGGGGCGGATCTGTACCTCCCTTTAAACAACGAAGAGACGGTGTGTCATTATCTCTTCGAGTTCGCAAAACGGGAGATTGTGGAGGCATTGTTGCAGGAACCCTGTGTCTCACGGATTGACTTCAATCGTCCCTGTCAGTCTGGTCAAACGATCTTGATGGCGGCCTGCAGACGAGCTATCGAATGGAGGCCTCATGACTTGAAGGATGGATTAAAGCCGGCTTGGCTACCGTTGCAAACCCTGAGATTGAACTTGGGGATCAAACCTGATGCTACCGCTGTTGACAATGCTGGCCAGACgtctcttcatcatcttttGCAAAATAAAGCGAGCACGGAGGATGAGATTCTTCATTTTATGAGGGACGAAGGTGTTGCTTCTACTCTCTTGACCAAGGATAACGATGGGTTTTCGCCTCTTCATTATGCCCTCAAGCTGCTCCGGCCGAGAGTGTGCGAGTTTCTTTGCGACAAAGGAGCCGACATTCTCGAACCGGACCCGAGTGGTTCTTTTACTCTTCACCACATTGCGGCACAGTGTGTTCAGACGGCTCGGTCATTTGCCGATCCAACGGATGGAGCATGGGACTGGAACCCAATCCCCCATTCAACAACCTACTTTGATGATTGCCTGGCGCTCTGGAAAAGGTGTCTGAAGGAAGGAGCGTCAATCAACGCACCCGACCGAGATGGAAACACACCGTTGCACGTTTTTGTAGTGTCTCCAGACGCATGGACACCGCGTAAATACCcaggggatgaggatgagtaTGATCCTGTGGCGTGCCATTTGAAGCGGTACAAACAGCTTTTCCCGCCAGACAGTGGTGTTGATATATGGGCTTCCAATCGGGAGGGGGAGACGGTCTTGCATAGGATTGCTGGTCACTGTGTGAGAAGACGATGGGATGGAATCCTGGCGACACATCCTGGGAGACCGTCGGATGTGAAGCATATGCCGCATGATAAACAGCTTTTTGAAGCGTTTTTGAAGATGGGGGCGGATCCATTGAAGGAGGAtgtgaaggggaggagtgCGCTGGATGTGGCGATTGCTTGGGGGAAGAAGTATATTTTGGAGTTGGTTGCTTTGGATGGCGGGTCTTAAGGGTTCGTGAATTGGATGGTATCGAGGAAGGTAGGGCTAACCTGAGCAGATGGATGGGGTTATGTTCAATGATTACATCTTATATTTACATGCGCATGGTCCGTCGCTTTCACAGGGCTCTTTTGTCATACAATATCGCCGCGTTCAACTCATCCTTCAAAGCAGCCGTCTGAATGTTTAAAGCGTGCATGTTTTGTGGACGAAGACGGGTGTTTAAAGCGGATGTGGCAGGAGGTgttaaatttttttttattaatccGAGCTTTTGTTATCTCTTTTCACCAACAATCTTAGCCTTTGTTGTATTCTTTATGCATAGATTAAGATGCTAGAAGGCTCAGAATAGAGTATTATCCAAACTTAGGCTGTCTATCTTTAGCTAGGACTGACAGGTTGAATGATTCAGAACAAAGGCTAGAAGGCTCGGCATAGAATGACCAGTAACTAGCTATAATATCAGCTCTCTTTTTCCTCATAATGGATGCAGCGCACATGCGATTCAGGGGTAAGGTAACAGCTACAAAGGAGATCCTTATATACCCCACCTCTAAAAAGCTTTTCCACCAATCAAAACCCCTTGTGGTGTAGTTGGCTATCACGTTCGGCTGTAAAGGAATTTATTGATACCGAAAGGTCACCGGCTCGATTCCGGTCGAGGGGACTATCTTTTGCAGCTTTTCCTCATCTCCATTCTCTGGTTAAGATACCATGTTGTCTGATTATGAGTTGTTTTTTTACCCTCCGGCTTTTTGCTACTTACAGGTCGTCAATGCTTGCTAATATTCATGGGGCAGCATCGACCTTTTGTTTACATCTGATAGAAAGGCAACAATTACAAAACCGATGACTTTGACAATCTTCCAGCCACATGCCAAAGTCGAGATATGTCAAATCTCTGATGGCAACCTGTCCGAAGGAGGGGGTCACTGACATCGTTGTGGGTAGCTGTCCAACGAATCAGATGTCTTGATCCAGGATGTCCGTTTTTCACCTATTGTGGCAAGCCACTCATAGTCGCTCACAACCACACCTTTACGCGACACATCGGACAAACGATGCGGAGAACTGTGGCTTGACGTCACGGGTCGTACGAGGAATCTGGATTTCTGTCAATGCATGGGCGTCATCCCAACACTCGCTCGTCTCTTGCTTGAGTATTTCAACGTCTGTCTCAGCCACATTTCATTCTTTGGATACTTTATCAGACTTAATATCGACAAGGAAATTGACAATCATCCATCAAGGCACAATGCCGAACACTACCCAAGCCAAGATTAAGCAACAGCCGGTTGCGGTGGCGTGTAAGTGGCCCCTGAACTGGATCCACATTGCCTGAAAGGGGAAACTTATTCGTTCATCTCACATCAGCATCGACGTCGAAGAAGGCACCGGCTGCGTCTGTCTCcaaggctgtcaagaagaCAACGACATCGTCGTCTTCAAAGCCTACCACAACATCGTCAACCAAGCCGACCAGAACAGCAAGCACCAAGCCTAAAGATGTGACCTCTTATGCCACCAGCAAAACTCCAGCCCAGGCGAGGTCCGCGGCTAAGAAGCTGGCACCGGCTGTCGCATCCACGCCGGCAACACAGTCCTCCCCAAAGCCTAACTTCAGACCAGTCACCATGACAGCTCATACGAAGAAGGCTCTTGGGGTGTCCAGCCCGTCCAGCGTCAATAAGTCGGTGCCCATCGGACAGGTCAAGACCACTGCCGCTGTTCGATCTCCTGTCCCTGCCCGGCCTGCTCCCACTGCTGCGCGAGTCCCAGCCGCCTCCCCAGTCATGCCAAAGACTGCGACTTCCCAGCCCAGGACAAAGCGTGCTGTTTCTGCTGCTCCAGTCAAGGcctctcctcaacctcctgcCGTTACTCAAACCCAGAGTCCCACGCCCCGAAAGAAAAAGTACGCCCCTGAAGCTCACATCCCAACCTCAAACTTCACCAAACAGCTCTCCAACACCGTTGGAGGTGTGGCTCAGGGTGTAGGGAGAACCGTCGGCGGCGTGGGTCAAGGCGTGGGGAGAACTGTCGGGGGAGTCACGCAAGGAGTTGGGCAGACAGCGTCCGGCCTGACCACTGATGCACTTGACACCCTGAACCGCACTACCAACTCGCTCGGTCGGGGTGATCTCTATGGCACTGTCGGGGGAGTTGCAGGCGGTGTCGGGAATACTGTCGGGAACACTACCAAGAACCTTGGGGGTGCTGTCGGGGGAGTTACAAGAGGGTTAGGGGATACTGTCAATCAGACTACGGACGGGCTAGGGAATGCGATCGGGGGACCTGTTGGTGGGTTGACGaaaggggttgggggtgctgttgggggggttacgaggggggtgggggataCGGTTGGGGGTGTTACGAGGGGATTGGGCAATACGGTTGGGAATACTGCTGGTGCTTTGGGAAGAGGAGACTTGGGAGGTGtggttgggggtttggttggtgggttgggggagacagttggggaggttggaaagggggtgggagggattTTGAGTCCAGTATTGGGGGGTGTTCTGGGAGGTGGGAAGTAGGTCTGTAGGagagtggtggttgtttcTGGGGGTagtgatggggttgagatACACGAGTTGCCTGAATGTGGTCATCCGCATTGAGATAACAAATGTCCTGCACTATTGAAGTTATGAAGCTACCTAGCGAAAGATGATGCCTGTGTGTTGTACACTTGTCCAGCAAGTTGATGTTAACGATTAGCCAAAAAGATCTTTATCGAAACGGTTCTCGTCATTCTTCATACTCGCTCACAAAACAGAATCGAACAtctttgttttgttttgttagTTTGTTGTTTGTCGTTGGTTTTCGCTTCTGTAACCTTTGTGTCTGGATAATggggaaagagaagaaagcaaAAGGCAGACCCTTGGTCAACAAAGTCAAACATCAAGTAAGGAAAGCAGAATCGGATAAGTGGCACCAGAAACATATACCCAACACAAAACCCAAAATAGAAAGGCAGATCCAGTCATGGTAAGCCAGCTTGACCACGGTGAAGCTTGAAAGATGGAACTGGTAAGCCAATGGTGATAGCCATGGACTCCCGCCTCGATGTTATTTGGACCCCAAAGTGCACCTCAGTCCATCACTGAGCATATCCGCGGGTCCAATACTGATACTGTTGGGAGCCTGCAACGCTTTGGTCATAGTCCACAGGCCCATAATTTGGCGCCTGCTGCAAGTCGAAGTTGTTCCCACCGGCAGGTTGCGACAGATTGCACGGGTAGAAGTTCCCATGAGCGATGTAGTACCGGTTCCCGCAAGAGTCATAGACGGTTCCATCAGGGGCAGGGTACCAGGTCGTTCCGTTAGCATCAGTATAGGGGTTGAGCTTGGTTTGCTTCTCGGTCGATGCAGGCTGTGTGTGGCCCTTGTGGCGATATTGGAGAGGTCGGTGTGACGGAGGTACCGACCAGCCCCAGCCTTGAGAGTGATCGCGGACATCGGTGGACACAGGTGTTGTGCCGTACTTCGAATCCACGGTCTTTTTTCCATATGATCGAGAGCCAGAGGAGGAACCCCCCCGTGGCTGAGTGTCGACTCTGGctttgcccttgcccttgtcagAAGAAAGGTCTTCACTGTAACACCATTCCGGCTGGGAGGGGACAGTTCTGTGGCGATTTCCATCTTCGTATAAGGATCTGTACGGGCTACACTCGTCGTAGGGGTCTTCTGCGCGGGTCACGCCGtagccaccatcatcatcataacGAGACATGTTGAGTGGAAGGTCTTTGGATGCTTCGGGAGACGTATTGTCAATTTGCGAGCTTGCAGGATGCTGTTGTGCTGCACAAGATTCTGCACCAGTGTCGATGACAATCTGGTTGGAATGGTTGTGGGAAGGCTCTTCAAAGAGGACTGGAGGTCTTTAAGTACTTGGAACGCTCCATGATCACGGCGGCCGAGAAGGTGACCATTGAGGAGCTCAGTGTCCATCATGTCGTTCGACGACATGTTCAGCAGAGTACAAAATACCCAAACGGCTCAGGTCTGAGCTCACTATTCCCGGCTTACTGGGAAAGAGCTACTCAGAGGGGGTGTGAGCCAGGAATAGAAGGCTCAACAGAAGGGAGGCTCCACTTGCTAGCCACTTAGGGGGGATTACCCTTTTATATTTCACTCAGGCAGGTACAAAAGGCTCACCTTTCGAGCCGCTCATCTTTTTAAGCCCGTAATTAGTTCTTCAGACTAGGTACTTGAGCcagtggaagaagaggggctTACCAGTACCCGCAGTCACCGAAATGGTTTGCGTAGCCAAGTTTCGTGTGTTGTCACGTACCCCAAGATCGTGTCGAGTCTGCTTCATTTTCGAGCAGCTGGGCAATTCTGCCACAAAGTCCAAAGATTGTGATACCACGTCTTGCTTCACGGCACGAGCGATAGTGGGGGACGCGGGGTGTGTAACTCTCTGGTAGGGATGAATTATTACCTACCTGGCTGAACGAGCATTTTCCTGGAGACACACTTGTCGTGCAATGCACTCTGTCCCCGTTTGGAGGTGACATCGTCGTACCGGCATCTCAATCTGGACTCTCGCATCATGCGCGTCAAAATCTCGATCATGGTGTCGCCGATCAAGTCCACGTCAGCCTCTTGAGCCCCAGCTCCATCAAACATCTGTCATCTTTATTTCAACGATACATCCCACACCGCTGATGCCGACCGGAGGACTGCAGAAGCCGCAATGACGCTATCGATCGTTTGAGAAGGACGCTGAAGTCTGGATGGTGCAGTTATCCTTGCCAACGAAAATGACCTCCTCACGACCAAGGCCTGCCTGCTGACGGAGTGTAATCTGTCGTAGGGCAGATGATGTTTAACAGTGGCAAGAGGAACTTCCATTTAGCTCTCTGGGGATATATCTATATGGCACCGTATCACACCACCGGTCATTTTCCACTGGCGAACCAAACTATCATTGACCCAGGACTTATTCCTTTATCTTCGCCTTTCCATTGCAGCATAGCCACTAGACAAGGCCTCTCAGTCAGTCTCGCATTCCCCTGTCAGCGACCAAAGTCACCCACATGTCTCGTCAACCGTTCTTTCGGTGAAGATggcaaagcaaaagaaagcaCAACACCCGCCTCGCCAAGGTCAGGAGTACGCCCACGCCGAAGCTGGCCCTTCTTACAAACCCCGATCGTCCCACATGTCAagcaaccctaacccatcGTCTTCGAAGACGAACAAGCGAAAGGAACGGCAGCCCGAACCCACACCAGGGGGCATAATCGATATGGGCTCTTGGAACAACCCCAAAGATGGTCAGCCGATGATGGCAGGTGGGCAAGGTCCACCTGGTCAGTTTCCACTCCAATCACAAAAGAATATGCACCAACACTTCCAAAGCTGGCCGGAGCCTCTTGAAAACAAACAGCCCGAGGGCTTCTACCTCCAAGAAACATCCAAGAAACCCCATTTTTCCCAACAATATGAAGCCTGGTATGGCAAACACATGATCTCTCCAGAGATATACGGCGCCCAGATCTTTGTGGGCCCTCCTGTTGTGAACCCTGATGAGCAAGAGCCTCAATACGACGTAGATCTACACCACGATCTTTATCAGTTACCTTCGTACGGCTCTTCTGCAAATGATCAGAACAACCCCCACGACACACAGTGGTAGTTATTGCGAGGGAGAAGGTTATGGGTTATTTGTGCCGGTTAGTGTAGGGACTGGGGCTCTGGTAGCTACATTATGCAGTACAGCCACATGCTTTTATTGGAGAAATGTGTTCCATGGTGAAGGGATAATGTGTCGTGCTATTTATGACATGATGCTACCCGATGAGCATGTTGATGAATACGTATACATGATTTACTACTATTTCAATCATCTGAGCCTTTATTTCTTAATCTGACCCTTTCCCGTCCTACATCCGAGACTTTCTTCATCTTAACAAAAACCTTTTATCTTCTTGACCACACATTTCTTGCTTTTAATCTGTGCTTCTAACCGTTGTTTTTTGACAGACATCCCCGCTTTCTGTCCTAATAGTCCGAACCTCCTCTCTATCTATTCCAAGTATTTTATTCTCCAAATGGAAACCTTGTATTACCACCTTTCTTCTGAAACATAAAAACTACGAGACTTTTATTCCAATAATTCTCACGTCTTTTTACATTCAACCCTAGCTTTTCTTTAATCGGTAAAGTGGAGAATGAAATCTAAACCAACACTCCAATATTTCAAGTCTAAAATGTTTATTATATGCACCTAGATAGCTGCAGCGAAGAGTTGGCATGGTTGCCATGGGTGCGCACCAGGTAAAAGACCCACCAAAGCACTGAGCTTGGTGTCCAAGCGTAATGAAATGCTATGGCTTTGATCCCTCTTGATTTTCATATAGTGTGCCATTCATCAAAGAATGAGTAGTCAGACAAGTGAAAGGAATACGCTACAAAGCTGTACAAGTAATAAAAGACTGTTGAATAAGTCGTAACCTATGTAACTGAACCTCTGCTACTACTAGAAAGTCAAAAACATGCCACTAGCAGCTGAGCCATCTTCTAATGTGTTAGCTGTTTTAGCTCCATACTCTGTCTTTTCTTTCCGCCGGCGATTCGTAAACCACTCCTTCGACTACCAACCAATAAGGAAGGCCGTGTATGCAATTGCAATCAAACACTTCAAAGTAACCAAgagaaaaaacaagaaaactGCAACCAAAAAAACCCAAATGCTACCTCCGATTGTTGTGTAGTTCCAGATGACATGCAGTGTGTGTATCCAGCCTCGATCCCTTTGCCGGGTGGTTTTTCCCTGCCACTCGGTGACAAAAGTTCTCTATAAATCAACGAGAGTCTGGATAGGACCGCCACATACTGTAGACGGTGTTTTGATCCGTATGTCCAAACTGAGCTTTCTGAGACGAATCCGTCGCTTCTTCGCCCTCGTATGTTGTGGAAAAGGGTTCTTCAGAGCAGGCAGACACAGGGTAAGGTCCTTGGCAGTAGCCAGAGGTGTTCATGGACACCGCCTGGGCGTACTCGGGTTGAGCTTCATACCCGGCTCAGGCTTCATACGCACCTTGACCATAGGAAATGCAGCAGGTGTAGTTGTGTAGTGTAATCCAGGAGTGGGCACCGGGGTCCGTAACAATGCCGATCCCGACGGTAGAGTGCGCCAGGGGAGAACCCAGTCGGTCATATCTGAGGTTGTGTTCGCGCGATATTTGTCTTTCTTATATCCAATATGTTCCCTCTTTGGCGGTATTCTCTGTCCTGTAGAGTCCACGTCCCAAGTTTGGTCATTCGCCGTGTTGAATTTGTAATATGTGGCATATTGTTCCGCAGTTGGGTGGACGGGGCATTCAGTTCTTTCTCCTGTCATTATCGGCGCTCCCATTGTGGAAGTCTCCCAGGTTTGCTTGGGCGCCTCCTGGACTGGTTGTACTGATGAGGTGTCCCCAATCCTCTCGGGCGCGTGCAAGGCCGGCTGTGGCTTTGATAATGAGGTGCCATAACTTTGCGGGGACATCTGCTGGACTCGCTGTGTTGATCTGACAGGCGTAGCATAGTGTCTCTGTCGCCTGGAGCTGTTCCCCGGGGTGAGATAAGAACGCTCGTTGTAACTTTCGGTGCTGAAAGAGCCTGATCCGTAGCTGAGGGGAAAAGGGTTATAGTCGTCGTCATAAGTGTTACTTAGTTCCGCGCACGTGAAGTCTTCGTCATCGTAGCGACTCGAACTCCCTTGACCGAGATATCCAGACATGCTGACTGCAAAGTGGAAAGCAGATAAATAGAGGATGTTGGGCTGTGCGATGTGGCCAGGGGTGTGATGGTGGTAAGAGTTCCATGACGAATGGTGGGCTCTTCCTGCAATTTATAGGTATCCGGGAAGGAACAGGACGCTTCTCACATGCCACATCTGGGCCACGCCTCGAGACACTTTGCTGGTCCACTAAACTGCCGCAGAGGTGCTTTTCATGATCGTAGCTGAAGTATCTTGACACAGGTTCCAGAACGTTGTCGAACCACTCTTCAGGTGATACAGCTTGACGAAGGCGGGGCTCGGGGGCTGGTGGATAGAGACGATGAGCTCAGAGATCCATTGAAACAGAATCATGATGAGTTGAAGGGCGGTTTGGCTATATATCTGATATTGTGACGCACAAAGTAACGCCCTATTGTTTTAGGTATGGACAGACTTGAAACATTTTCATGATCATGGGAAGCCTACTATCGGAGGACTGGGCGTCGAGAATAGCGGCAAGGCGATCGTGTTGCCACCCAGTTGCCCAACGCAGCCAGCTGCATCCCTTGGTCACCAGTCCACAAAATATCCGATGCCGTCCCCAATCGTACTCGAGGCCACCCCTGCGTGATCCTGGCCTACGTACTCCTTGAGGGTCACATCCCTCACCCTTCGGCTGGCCTGGATGCGGTAAAACAACTCCTGCGTCACCTCTGTCTGCTTGAACGACTGCCAGAGGGTCTTCCTCTCCTGGAATGCTTCCTCCGTCTCAGTGCGTCGCCGTGGGGGGAACTGTTCGGCCGACCCATAGGTGATAAACACAGCTGGCTTCGTTTCTATGGCCTCGGTTTCGTTCGCGCATGGCAACAGCACCGGTTGTTGGACACATCCTGTTCCCCAGCGCCGTGTGACTTCGTCGAGCAACAATCCATTGTTCCAGATCATCGTCGGCGTCGCGGC encodes the following:
- a CDS encoding uncharacterized protein (EggNog:ENOG503NYMI; COG:M) yields the protein MPYTLHAEPGRPMSTELTLWDLSGYKRDPDLGGVDDFYFPAMNIIIKMLLDAGADAKGCASRETATPLQMAIDIGCTEFIDAFYAQHNMSVNSGRTLSSDGLSRETARVDVASPLLNQRLDKYLDGSGKPVLELLLDNPSRYLRLLTPDDAASLINHGFSNNRHDGRYYQVLLEMMQSSEYLLLARQVSGLIHYYSSPDNLRLYLQTVRSQSTTNSWMSTWVGRYFGTRALTPLQIICESQRPSMVLLRYLLGTLQVDANTRCIMVDRKKGELISGGTALHRLAVVDFRWKLDAIRYLLATGADINALNETCESPLHVAACGGFQNYHRHGPDRFSDNRSLDAVRILLDHGADPDLLDEKGLAAIHKACMHFDQSTSREIIQELLSKGASALVGVRSPLFEAVRYHNLPAFEVLLEHGLDVNTVYDEGPIIFPQNGNPIDETKPRRRCLLWFMAIVSCWPLARSPVTLSMVRIMVEHGADLYLPLNNEETVCHYLFEFAKREIVEALLQEPCVSRIDFNRPCQSGQTILMAACRRAIEWRPHDLKDGLKPAWLPLQTLRLNLGIKPDATAVDNAGQTSLHHLLQNKASTEDEILHFMRDEGVASTLLTKDNDGFSPLHYALKLLRPRVCEFLCDKGADILEPDPSGSFTLHHIAAQCVQTARSFADPTDGAWDWNPIPHSTTYFDDCLALWKRCLKEGASINAPDRDGNTPLHVFVVSPDAWTPRKYPGDEDEYDPVACHLKRYKQLFPPDSGVDIWASNREGETVLHRIAGHCVRRRWDGILATHPGRPSDVKHMPHDKQLFEAFLKMGADPLKEDVKGRSALDVAIAWGKKYILELVALDGGS
- a CDS encoding uncharacterized protein (EggNog:ENOG503P5PY) is translated as MPNTTQAKIKQQPVAVASSTSKKAPAASVSKAVKKTTTSSSSKPTTTSSTKPTRTASTKPKDVTSYATSKTPAQARSAAKKLAPAVASTPATQSSPKPNFRPVTMTAHTKKALGVSSPSSVNKSVPIGQVKTTAAVRSPVPARPAPTAARVPAASPVMPKTATSQPRTKRAVSAAPVKASPQPPAVTQTQSPTPRKKKYAPEAHIPTSNFTKQLSNTVGGVAQGVGRTVGGVGQGVGRTVGGVTQGVGQTASGLTTDALDTLNRTTNSLGRGDLYGTVGGVAGGVGNTVGNTTKNLGGAVGGVTRGLGDTVNQTTDGLGNAIGGPVGGLTKGVGGAVGGVTRGVGDTVGGVTRGLGNTVGNTAGALGRGDLGGVVGGLVGGLGETVGEVGKGVGGILSPVLGGVLGGGK
- a CDS encoding uncharacterized protein (EggNog:ENOG503NYMI; COG:M), whose translation is MEDYDVIEHSDTALGPEVVARIRDWLQPTDYTAESGEYYRHLSSQAPGTGLWLCQTDEYKKWHGSPDHGSLWIKGVPGAGKSVMAASIIRHLETTENCPVLFFFFRNIVAANYSPRALLQDWLAQLLPFSPKLQLALQSQLNTDLAIISNNDLFDHFLSGISCVPRLYCVADALDEMNTDSRPFLDKFNRLATHRPGSLKLLLTSRPKQYLQSALRDTLIVHISLQRHLVDVDIVSYLNCRLEKLSTMNNAVEKNQLVDLVAKRSGGLFLYAKLTMDQMEEALSRQDQVDICALEASLPIGLEETYANLLQKHRHESQVDLEFQVFVLETITHASRPLRLTELASLAGCLSTINEPLTHWKQLISTCCGPLIQVLENETLQVIHHSFTEFLRGDGRNSPSGTEPSSAFPVIDSTIAHKNVALRCLGYVQSLPLPSVKQRRSYREQSDDRRNVCLLHPFFDYAMENWVYHASRYDARDHGFFHTILCFLTPDNLAFRQWTVPPWYRDTGNPSEGIPIALHVAAHAGMYEFCLWLINEQKMSVSSIASDRRTPLHRAAEKGHGKVASLLIQYGSDPNPEDIYGLKPIHLAARYNHADVVSTLLQAGVEPDTPTTNEDDENPDYYDAGRDLRENRPGECAIYYASRYGHLETLEALIPYCAPSALEKMLCECCRFDRTEAAAAVLAHLSIPVDASYSGATALYFACGNTNTDLVQALIDHGADSKALSVLASLATDYGGPAVEEVYEDTDEGTELVFQSYWYLDAKLAPLHRLVQSWNYNNDAACQVILRILLDAGADMEQLNGDGVTALLLAASFSCSFPFNSSTAPCVPALRALLASGANVKATCPNGNKALHYALGQDQESLEAMRILLEHEEGQQERRSLDTLRPPGKVASADLADSEALSSRFIEYFVRGGLDPSYEFYKGKTMLEAVMYQNPGLFQTLFSLCKDESLKQRCWFALSGEWPNRESCIQYLKIMVAQGMDPNITPEGGRPLYLHFYRYDDLLQALELAGAKASVVDANGNNVLHLLCKLGRVERSQLEHFIARGANPLATTLEGDTLLHLVATWYGGQGDQPDFVQWLISLGISADATNTSGQTPLHVASTAWEKSTAGWPPLHPHKTFLF